The Procambarus clarkii isolate CNS0578487 chromosome 66, FALCON_Pclarkii_2.0, whole genome shotgun sequence genome has a window encoding:
- the LOC138355101 gene encoding uncharacterized protein yields MLKNAPNKLGGNRYKVQTLSQMGGASCGDTVRRMMRRIGTYGVWSQYSLVGRKRKRVFKTLDICNVIIKACINTHTNATERDVETSIADMLKNAPNKHGGNRYKGGEARIHVHHIAESDMTNNENSGEPGAWHTAESSLMSI; encoded by the exons gtccagacgctgtctcaaatgggcggtgcaagctgtggagacacagtgagacgaatgatgaggaggatagggacctatggggtctggtctcagtattcactcgttgggcgcaagaggaaacgtgtcttcaaaaccttggatatttgtaatgtaataataa aagcctgtatcaacacccacactaatgcaactgaaagagatgttgagacaagtattgctgatatgttgaagaacgccccaaacaaacacggtggaaacagatacaag ggtggtgaagcaagaatacatgtgcatcacatagcagagtcggatatgacgaataatgaaaacagcggagagcctggtgcatggcataccgctgaatcttctctaatgtctatatag